The Bacteroidales bacterium genome segment AGGCATTTTGATACATCCTCTGAAGGAGGAGAGGTGCACCTATCTATATGGAGAAGAGATTCAATTTTCCGGCCATTTGAACAATTTCGGCAACAGACTTAACGCCCAGCTTTTCCGTTATCTTCCCGCGATGAAGCTTGACGGTATGCTCGGTGATGTTCAACTCTGCCGCGATCTGTTTGTTCAGCATCCCGGTGATGAGGTATTTGAAAATTTCATACTCTCTTGGAGTTAGATTGCCGATCAGTGATCTGATCCGGGATGTTTCTTTTTGTTCCATTACCATCTGATGACTTAAATGTAATGCTTCCTCAATGGTATCCAGCAACTGCCTCTCATCGATGGGTTTTTGAAGAAAATTTACAGCACCCTTTTTTAATGCCTGGACACTCATGGGCACATCGCCCATGCCGGTGATATAAATGATGGGAAGGCATTGAAATTTGCTTTTTATTTCCTCCTGCAGCTCCAGTCCCGATTTCCCCTCAAGAAATATGTCCAGCAGGATACATCCGGCCCCGCTGTAATCCACGGTTTCCAAAAATTCTTCTACGCCGGCGAAGGATTCCGTGGCATAGCCCGAAGCATTCAGAAGCAACGAAATGCTGCGCCGGATGGGTTCATCATCGTCTATAATGAATATGCTGGAGTTATCATCCTTCATTCTTCATCCTTCATCCTAAATTGTTTTCAGCCTGAAAGAAAATTTCGCGCCTCCGTCAGGCATATTTTCGGCCCAGATCTCTCCCTGGTGGTCTTCAATGATCGAATGACTGATCGCCAGACCGATCCCGGTACCCTCCTTCCTGGTGGTCACAAAAGGTTTGAAAATTTTATCCATGATTGCATCCTCGATCCCCCTGCCCTTATCCCTCACCGAAACAGTTACATATTCATTATCTGTTAATTCTGTAATTGATACGGTCCTGTCATGTTGACTGACCTTATCCATCGCCTGAAAAGCATTTAAGATGAAATTCATGATCACCTGCTGGATCTGGGTCCGGTCGGCCACAATATTAACCGGTTCAGGGTTCAGGCTGGCATCCAATTTAATATTACGTTTAACCGCTTCGCCTGAATAAATAAGGATGAGTTCGTCGATCATTTCATTTAAGTTGACTTTTTCTTTCTCTCTCTTTTCAAGTTTCATCATCCCCCGGATACTGCTCAATATACTCGCCGTCCTTTTATCATCCTCCACGATATTTTCAAGAAGCTCTTTCATTAATTCAGGAGTTGCCTTGTTGGAATCAATGAACCGGATCCCCGCCTGTGCCGTGCTTAAAATGGCCGTCAGGGGCTGATTCAGCTCGTGTGAAAGAGAAGCCATTAACTGACCGGTCCTTAAAACCCTGTCTTCCCGGATCAGCTCTCTGTATTTATTTTCAGATTCGATGATCTGCTGTGTCATCACCTTTTGCCTTCTGTACAACCCTACAAGATTTAGAATCAACAGGGTTTGAAATACCAGAAAGAGTATGCCGCCAAGGATGAACCATTTATATTTGTCGAACACCCTGACCTCCCGGTATAGAATTGTACTTCCCTCCGGTATCCGTCTTGAATCAGCAATCTTCCATCGTTCAATCTGTCTCCAGTCAAAACGATAATCATAATAATCTTTCTCTGATACCTGTATTGCGTTTGGCTCAACTCCCTTTAATAATTTGATTGCAATTTCTCCTGCAAGCAATCCGGCTCTGCCAAAATTAATCATATAGCCGCCAATGGACCCTTCACCAAATCCTGTATCTGTGTAAGTAAACACAGGTGCAGTGGCTGCCTTGCTTATCAATCGTACCGATTCAGGATTATTATATGGAACCTGTTTGTTGTCAGTTGTAAAAGAGGAAATGATCACAAGACTGCTATCCGGAAGTTGACTGGCGATTCTAAGAGCATCATTCATCGTGGTATCTGTAATAAAAGTGATCTCTTTATGGCTGTCAATAAGATTTGCTGCTTTTTTCGACATGGCGCAATATAACTGGTCGCCATTCGAAATCCCACAGAAAATAAAGATGGATTTTGTGTCCGGAAAGAGCCCCAAGGCAGTGGCTATGGTCTTCTCAGCATGTAATTTTAAAGGTATCTCAACAGTTTGTTCGTTCAGGGAAATTTCGGTTGAAATACCATACGCGGAAAAATCAAGATCAATGGATATGTTGGGGAGGCTGAGAAGATGATTGTCTGCATAATTCTTTAATGTGCTCACAATATCAATCCCAACACAGATGACCAGATCCAGGTCCGCATTTTTGTACTTATCATTGTAGATGTTAAATCTTTCCCGGGGATAGTTATCTTTGGGATGACGATCTGTTTCGAGATACTCAATATTCAGGTCGTAGGAATAACCATATTCACGGGTAAGCTGAGTCCGTATTCCATCAAGAATGACCCGGTATGCCGGAGTGGTCGGAACAAGTGAAAAAAGAACAAGGATATTCTTATTCGGTAGAGTCTGTTTCGGATGACCAAAAGAAAGATCAAAAAAGATGATGAAAATGAATAAGAGTGATATTATTCCTTTGTTAGCCATTCTGTTATCATGTAAAGATAACCGTGCCTGAGCAATAGCGGCTCAAATATAATGCATTCCTGCCATAGAACCAAAGTACTATTTACAAGGCCTTCCTGACGAGCTAAATTTGCAAGGATATTCAAACCAGTCCATAATAAAACCTAAATGTAAAAAATGAAAACAACCCTATTTCTTTCCGTCATTCTCCTGTTGGTTGCTACAACCTTTACGCAGGCACAAAGCAAAAAAGATCTTGAAACGGATTATGCAAAGTGCATAACTGCCAGGGACTCTCTTCAAGAAGCTCTTACCGGGCTTTCTGCAGTGTATGATTCAATTAATAAAGTCTGCATTGCATATGACACCATGTACAGCGTAATAAAGAAAAAAGTGATTCTTCATGATTTCGATCCGGCAAATGCGGAAGCTTTGATTGATTCTCTGGCAACACACCGGGAATCCATTTTTTCAGGGCTCAGCACATCTCTGAATGATAGCATCGCAGCCCTGCATGAAGAAAATACCGAACTTAAGGCATCTCTTGAGATCCTTAAAGCAGAAGCTGCAGACAAAACAAAGCTGGTCAATGATTTAAAGCAATTAAAAGAACTTCTTGATTCCGGGATCATTACGCAGGAGGAGTTTGATGCCAAAAAAGCAAGGCTGCTGGAAAACCTATGATCATTGAAAGGAGAGAGGAAAATGGAGATATTATTTCTCATTTCTCCTCTCTCCTCTCTCCTCTCTCCTCTCATTTGCCAGCGGTGCATACCACTGCTCTTTGGGTACTACTTTCGGTGTTTCGGGATCTCCTTCGTATGCCGGAGTCATGATCTGGACGTTGTTCTCGTTGAATACATCCAGGATGTTCTGGTGCAGCAGTGTATACAGCACTGGCAGCTTTGAGGCGTCGTCGCAATAGGCATTGATCTCATAGTTAACAGCAAAATCGCCCAGGGATTGTTTAATGACAAAGGGTGGCGGTTCCTTTAAGAGTCCCTCCGTCCGGTCGGCAGCCAGTTTCAGCATGGCATCCACCTGGCGCCAGGGTGTTTCATATCCGATCCCAACCGTTGTATGCAGGATCAATCCTATATCTTTCGCCCTTTTACTGTAATTCACGATATTGCTGCTCAACATAGTGGAATTAGGGATCACGACATCTTCGTTCTTGTGTGTGCGCACACGGGTAACCATCAGTTTTTGTTCTTCCACAAAACCGATAACATCTCCGACCTGAATCCGGTCCCCTTTTTTAAATGCCCCCCGGTAGGTCATCGAATACCCGGCAATGATATTGGCGATGAAGGATGACGAACCCAGGGATAACAGAACGCCCAGAAACACGGAAATCCCTTTAAATGCACTTGTATTGGATCCGGGGATGTAAGGATAGGCGATGACCAGCGCAAAAATGATGATCACCAGCCTTAAGATCTTAAATGTAGGTATGGCCCAATCCGGGTCGAACTTCGCCATTGAAATCCCGCCCTCCTGAATACCAGCAAAGAGCAATTTGATCAACTTGAGCAAGTAACGTGTTACCAGGTAAATAACGATAAGAAAAGCCAGGCTGGGTAAAAATCCCAGGAGTCCTTTTCCCAGTTTTATAACCGGATCAAGAAATAATCCCAGGGTGTAGGTGGCTACTTTGTTGGTCCAGGGAAACTGGCCAAGCACATACTGAAAGAACCCGGCAATCAGGAGAATGATGACAACAATACGAAAGGCCTTGAAGAAAAGAAAATAGGCCTTCCAAAGCTGCTGGGACCGGATAAGACGGAAAGAAATATTTTCCACACTGCTTATCTTCGATTGTATCCTTTTTTCGAGTATGGTTCTTATTCGCCTTATCAACCACAGTAATCCGATCATAAGAACAACCAAAATTGCTGTGGCAACCAGTGCATTAATTAATTTAGTTTTCAATGCAGGGCCGCTTCGTTCGTACCTGAAGGAGTCGATGGCAGCTTTTACCTTTTGCTGGATGATTTCGGCAAGCAGGGTCCGGGTGCTCCCTTCCACAGCGGCATCAGCATCGTAAACATTCATAATCACTTCTTCTCCGGCATAGATCATCGCTTTATCCCCTCTGGCAATGATCTTCACCGAATCGGAAGAAACAGAAGCATTGGCTGCTGCTCTTTCGATTCGTTTACTGATACTGGCTGCGCGCTGTTCGGCAGGAACAGAGGGGCTGCCGCGGACGGAGAACAGTGTTTTCCCATCCACTTTCACTGGCGCAGTATTTATCTGAATTCCATCCAGTTCAGGATCCAGGTCGCTGCTCTCCTGCCCGGTGGAAAGGGAAGGGATAAAAATCAAAAAAATTACGATGCATAAAATCAGATGTGTTACTCGTCCAGTGATGGCTAATAATTTCATTTTGCAGCTCATGTGAATTTATTTTTTTCTTGGAATACAGCTTCGATTTTTCCATCGCTTATTGCCTTTTTTAGCATGGCATGATCGCGTTCGGTCTGATTGGCATAGGCAATCGAAAAATCAGTCTAAGCTGAACCGTTTTTCAGCCTGCACATATCCTCAAGGGAATCTTTACAGGAACAGTCCCTGGAAGCCGATTGCCAGCAAGTGACTGTCTGCCAGCTTTCACGCGATTCAAAAATAGCCTGTGGATTGAGGATCTTACCTCGCAACTGCTGATTCATTACCTGCCGCTGTGGTAAATGACGGCAGGCAAGCATGTAAGCCCAATAGATCAGCTGAGAACAATAAAAAGCCTTTTTCCCATGCAGAAAAGTGTAATTGTACGGGTAACCAACCACTCTCCGGACATACCTGCATGTTTCCTCCATGAGCGAGGCATCACAAAAAGTTGGACGAAGTACGACGTAATCATCCACTGCTGTGATGAAATCGTCAATCTTTTTCAGTTCGACGCCTTTGCTGGTGGCCTCGATCAGGATCTCGTTATCAATAATGATGGCTGAATGTTTCCAGTAACCCTTGATGAATAGATTCGTAAATTCAAATTCCTTATGCGACAGGATGATCATCCCCGGCTGCAACAGGTGCCGAATGGTTTCCGCATCCGTTCCCGCGCACTTGTATGGCCTCCCAAACCTCCAGTTAATCTTATTGGAAAGGAATAAGGCCGGATAAAATGTCAACCGAAAACGATAATTCAACAACCTTAAGCGCTTCATCTAATCAATCGTTTTGATTTTTGAAATTTGCTTTTTGCTCTTTTTTTACTTTTTTCGCCTCACCTCAACATTCACCTTCCACACATTCACCGGCGATATGACAAACTCCCGCCACTGGATATCACCCGGCTTCATCTCAAACTCAAGGTAATTATCATACCCTTCCTTGGTGAACAGCTCATCAGGCAGCGGATCAAACTCGTTCAGGTAGGGCCGGTATTTGCAGGGTGTCAGCTCAACGATCAAGGTCTCCGCACTTACATTGCGGAACTCGAACAAACGATTCTTTGTATCCGGGATATACTCCGTTTTCACTTTGATGAAATCATCATATTCACGGATATACAGGCTTTCATCGGGTTTCTGCTGGCCTGACGCGAACAGGGGAAGCATCAGGCAAAGAATGAAAACCGACAGGCTTGCGCACAGAATTTTTGGGATGCTCATGGAGTGTGTCATTGGATGTGGGATGTAAAGATAATATTCTGATTGAAAATAGCAAAAATTGTCATGGGAAAAAGCTGCTTATCAATAATCCGGCCATCCCCTCAGTGAGCCTCTGTGGTAAATCAGATAATCCTTACCTTTGGCCACTAAAAGTGAAGATCGCCGCTTCCATAGTATTCTTTTTCCTTCTGATGTTCCCGTCGACATTATTCCTATGAAGAAAATAGTTATATCATTATTTGTTCTGCAGATAATCATTTGTCATGTATTCGCTCAGGAACTGATCATCAAAGACAGGGTGACCCATCAGCCCCTGGAGATGGTAGCTGTTTACCGCCATAATCCTACGGTGGCAGTTATAACGAACTTCAAAGGCCGGGTCAATATCTCCGAACTTCAGGGTGCAGACAGCATTTTCATTCAGTTGCTCGGATATAACCCTGAGATCTTTTCCTATGATCAGCTGAAAAAGATGCAGTTCAGGCTGTACCTTGACCAGGCCGATTTCTCCCTGGATGAGGTGGTGATTTCTGCCACACGCTGGGAGCAGAGCAAACGGGATGTTCCACAGAAGATCACCATGATCAAGCCCACAGAGGTTGCCCTGCAGAATCCTCAAACTGCTGCCGACATGCTCCAGGCGACCGGGGAGGTTTTTGTTCAGAAAAGCCAGCTCGGAGGGGGAAGCCCCATGATCAGGGGATTTTCCACAAACAGGCTGCTGATCGTGGTGGACGGCGTCAGAATGAATACCGCTATTTTCCGGAGCGGCAACCTGCAAAATATAATCTCTCTGGATCCCATGGCCATTGAAAAAACCGAAGTGGCCTACGGTCCTGGCTCCCTGATCTATGGAAGCGATGCCATCGGAGGAGTGATGAGTTTCTACACCCTGACTCCCTCCCTTGCAACAGAAGACAAACCGCTGGTAAAAGGGAATGCGTTGGTCAGGTGGTCATCAGCCGACATGGAAAAAACCGGACACCTTGATTTTGCGATCGGTTTGAAAAAATGGGCA includes the following:
- a CDS encoding response regulator codes for the protein MKDDNSSIFIIDDDEPIRRSISLLLNASGYATESFAGVEEFLETVDYSGAGCILLDIFLEGKSGLELQEEIKSKFQCLPIIYITGMGDVPMSVQALKKGAVNFLQKPIDERQLLDTIEEALHLSHQMVMEQKETSRIRSLIGNLTPREYEIFKYLITGMLNKQIAAELNITEHTVKLHRGKITEKLGVKSVAEIVQMAGKLNLFSI
- a CDS encoding ATP-binding protein, which produces MANKGIISLLFIFIIFFDLSFGHPKQTLPNKNILVLFSLVPTTPAYRVILDGIRTQLTREYGYSYDLNIEYLETDRHPKDNYPRERFNIYNDKYKNADLDLVICVGIDIVSTLKNYADNHLLSLPNISIDLDFSAYGISTEISLNEQTVEIPLKLHAEKTIATALGLFPDTKSIFIFCGISNGDQLYCAMSKKAANLIDSHKEITFITDTTMNDALRIASQLPDSSLVIISSFTTDNKQVPYNNPESVRLISKAATAPVFTYTDTGFGEGSIGGYMINFGRAGLLAGEIAIKLLKGVEPNAIQVSEKDYYDYRFDWRQIERWKIADSRRIPEGSTILYREVRVFDKYKWFILGGILFLVFQTLLILNLVGLYRRQKVMTQQIIESENKYRELIREDRVLRTGQLMASLSHELNQPLTAILSTAQAGIRFIDSNKATPELMKELLENIVEDDKRTASILSSIRGMMKLEKREKEKVNLNEMIDELILIYSGEAVKRNIKLDASLNPEPVNIVADRTQIQQVIMNFILNAFQAMDKVSQHDRTVSITELTDNEYVTVSVRDKGRGIEDAIMDKIFKPFVTTRKEGTGIGLAISHSIIEDHQGEIWAENMPDGGAKFSFRLKTI
- a CDS encoding SHOCT domain-containing protein, with the protein product MKTTLFLSVILLLVATTFTQAQSKKDLETDYAKCITARDSLQEALTGLSAVYDSINKVCIAYDTMYSVIKKKVILHDFDPANAEALIDSLATHRESIFSGLSTSLNDSIAALHEENTELKASLEILKAEAADKTKLVNDLKQLKELLDSGIITQEEFDAKKARLLENL
- a CDS encoding mechanosensitive ion channel family protein, with protein sequence MIFIPSLSTGQESSDLDPELDGIQINTAPVKVDGKTLFSVRGSPSVPAEQRAASISKRIERAAANASVSSDSVKIIARGDKAMIYAGEEVIMNVYDADAAVEGSTRTLLAEIIQQKVKAAIDSFRYERSGPALKTKLINALVATAILVVLMIGLLWLIRRIRTILEKRIQSKISSVENISFRLIRSQQLWKAYFLFFKAFRIVVIILLIAGFFQYVLGQFPWTNKVATYTLGLFLDPVIKLGKGLLGFLPSLAFLIVIYLVTRYLLKLIKLLFAGIQEGGISMAKFDPDWAIPTFKILRLVIIIFALVIAYPYIPGSNTSAFKGISVFLGVLLSLGSSSFIANIIAGYSMTYRGAFKKGDRIQVGDVIGFVEEQKLMVTRVRTHKNEDVVIPNSTMLSSNIVNYSKRAKDIGLILHTTVGIGYETPWRQVDAMLKLAADRTEGLLKEPPPFVIKQSLGDFAVNYEINAYCDDASKLPVLYTLLHQNILDVFNENNVQIMTPAYEGDPETPKVVPKEQWYAPLANERREERGERRNEK
- a CDS encoding YiiX/YebB-like N1pC/P60 family cysteine hydrolase; the encoded protein is MKRLRLLNYRFRLTFYPALFLSNKINWRFGRPYKCAGTDAETIRHLLQPGMIILSHKEFEFTNLFIKGYWKHSAIIIDNEILIEATSKGVELKKIDDFITAVDDYVVLRPTFCDASLMEETCRYVRRVVGYPYNYTFLHGKKAFYCSQLIYWAYMLACRHLPQRQVMNQQLRGKILNPQAIFESRESWQTVTCWQSASRDCSCKDSLEDMCRLKNGSA